A DNA window from Coffea arabica cultivar ET-39 chromosome 6c, Coffea Arabica ET-39 HiFi, whole genome shotgun sequence contains the following coding sequences:
- the LOC113692110 gene encoding uncharacterized protein gives MLQRQDSLLSSSHRQTPPPENRHAKQIGCMAGFFKLLSRYQNRNKRLTSGRKHVKSTSKEAKAMVEQEMKQQQQDSSSALKEDNKNISNTNGQNLENKRLSSSCDITPRSPMLPPEIRQSNALTTSEKSTTAKSLLVARLMGLEEPSEVNRNVKVEQEKSSSSTTEEKRRKLLRALEKCNEDLESLKKIIVAVQSDQKKRLKPPPPVMKEDHNLAKTCLKRNAEQLMMRPVAALEEMSRYYHTTKANSNGIMAHQSKRISVKKPREEDNICYFTKVNTATVKEKHRITTPRFWSSKAMIQSVDEVCNHISWGEKRELGNIGMVLQNHICKDLIEEVLYDLGFCKVHELPLEACKRRLSF, from the exons ATGCTGCAGAGACAAGACAGTCTGCTTTCATCTTCTCACCGCCAAACGCCACCACCAGAAAATCGCCATGCAAAACAAATTGGTTGCATGGCCGGCTTCTTCAAGCTCTTATCCAGATATCAAAATAGAAACAAACGCCTTACTTCCG GTAGAAAGCATGTAAAATCGACTTCAAAGGAAGCTAAAGCCATGGTGGAACAGGAGATGAAACAGCAGCAGCAAGATTCTTCATCTGCACTCAAAGAAGATAACAAGAATATTTCAAACACAAATGGccaaaatttggaaaacaagagGTTATCATCATCATGCGATATTACACCAAGAAGTCCTATGCTTCCACCGGAGATTCGACAATCAAATGCCTTAACCACATCAGAGAAAAGCACCACTGCAAAATCCCTATTGGTGGCTCGACTGATGGGGTTGGAGGAGCCATCTGAGGTCAACAGGAACGTTAAAGTGGAACAGGAAAAGTCATCCAGTAGTACTActgaagaaaagagaagaaagcttTTGCGGGCGCTGGAGAAATGCAATGAAGATTTGGAGAGTCTTAAGAAGATTATCGTAGCTGTACAATCAGATCAGAAGAAACGTCTCAAACCACCACCACCAGTAATGAAGGAGGATCATAATCTGGCTAAAACATGCTTGAAAAGAAATGCTGAACAGCTGATGATGAGGCCTGTGGCTGCGCTGGAGGAAATGAGCCGTTATTACCACACCACCAAAGCAAACTCTAATG GAATCATGGCACATCAGAGTAAAAGAATTTCAGTGAAGAAGCCAAGGGAAGAAGATAACATCTGCTACTTTACCAAAGTCAACACAGCAACAGTTAAAGAAAAGCATAGAATTACAACCCCCAGGTTTTGGAGCAGCAAAGCTATGATTCAAAGTGTAGATGAAGTATGCAATCACATCAGTtggggagaaaagagagagctGGGAAATATAGGAATGGTGTTACAAAACCATATTTGCAAAGACTTGATTGAAGAGGTTCTTTATGATTTAGGCTTCTGCAAAGTGCATGAACTGCCGCTTGAGGCATGTAAAAGGCGGCTTTCTTTttag